From one Triticum aestivum cultivar Chinese Spring chromosome 4B, IWGSC CS RefSeq v2.1, whole genome shotgun sequence genomic stretch:
- the LOC123092743 gene encoding long chain base biosynthesis protein 1a — MDMALPIVNATTAALARVSAAFNAPLARAVVFGVHIDGHLVVEGLLIAVIVFQLSRKSYKPPKKPLSEKEVDELCDEWEPEPLCPPIKERSHIDPPILESAAGPHTTIEGKEVVNFASANYLGLIGNEKIIDSSVGSLEKYGVGSCGPRGFYGTIDVHLDCEAKIANFLGTPDSILYSYGISTIFSVIPAFCKKGDIIVADEGVHWAVQNGLYLSRSTVVHFKHNDMASLASTLEKLTRGNKRTEKIRRYIVVESIYQNSGQIAPLDEIVKLKEKYLFRVILEESHSFGVLGKSGRGLAEHYGVPIDKIDIITAGMGNALATDGGFCTGSARVVDHQRLSSAGYVFSASLPPYLASAAVSAVNYLEENPSVLANLRSNVALLHTGLSDTPGLEISSHALSPIVFLKLKKSTGSLATDLDLVETIAEQVLKEDSVFIVASKRSTLDRCKLPVGIRLFVSAGHTESDISEVCSSLKRISSSVLSDHV, encoded by the exons ATGGACATGGCATTGCCGATTGTGAATGCCACCACGGCAGCGCTTGCTCGTGTCTCAGCTGCATTCAACGCTCCTCTTGCCCGTGCCGTCGTCTTCGGGGTTCATATCGATG GTCACTTGGTTGTGGAAGGACTTCTTATTGCCGTCATAGTGTTTCAGCTTTCCAGGAAGAGCTACAAACCTCCAAAGAAGCCACTTAGCGAAAAG GAGGTTGATGAGCTATGTGATGAATGGGAACCAGAACCTTTATGTCCTCCAATCAAGGAGAGGTCCCACATTGACCCTCCAATCTTGGAAAG TGCTGCTGGACCACATACGACCATCGAGGGGAAAGAAGTTGTAAACTTTGCATCAGCAAACTACCTTGGTTTAATTGGCAACGAGAAAATTATT GATTCTTCTGTTGGTTCATTGGAGAAATATGGTGTTGGATCCTGTGGTCCACGTGGCTTCTATGGAACAATTG ATGTCCACCTTGACTGTGAAGCAAAAATAGCCAATTTCCTGGGAACACCGGACTCCATTCTGTATTCGTATGGGATATCTACCATATTCAGTGTTATACCTGCCTTTTGTAAGAAAGGAGATATCATAGTGGC TGATGAGGGTGTTCACTGGGCAGTGCAAAATGGTCTCTATCTATCGAGAAGTACTGTTGTTCATTTCAAGCATAATGATATGGCTTCACTCGCTAGCACTTTGGAAAAACTTACTCGTGGAAACAAACGTACCGAGAAGATTAGACGCTACATTGTTGTGGAATCTATCTACCAG AATTCTGGTCAAATCGCCCCCttggatgagatagtcaaattgaAGGAGAAATATCTGTTCCGTGTAATTCTGGAGGAGAGTCATTCGTTTGGTGTGCTTGGCAAGTCTGGGCGGGGCCTTGCCGAACATTATGGTGTACCA ATTGACAAAATTGATATCATCACTGCTGGAATGGGAAATGCATTAGCTACTGATGGTGGCTTCTGTACAGGAAGTGCCAGAGTTGTTGATCATCAG CGTCTAAGCAGCGCTGGCTATGTTTTCTCTGCCTCTCTGCCACCCTATCTTGCAAGTGCCGCAGTTTCTGCTGTAAACTACCTGGAGGAGAATCCTTCAGTTCTCGCTAACCTAAGGAGCAATGTTGCTCTTCTGCATACAG GACTGTCAGATACACCAGGACTTGAGATTTCTAGCCATGCCCTATCACCAATCGTCTTCCTTAAGCTGAAGAAATCAACAGGTTCTCTGGCCACTGACCTAGATCTTGTTGAAACCATTGCCGAGCAG GTTTTGAAGGAAGATTCCGTTTTCATTGTGGCGTCGAAGAGGTCAACTCTGGACAGATGCAAGCTCCCCGTCGGAATCCGGCTGTTCGTTTCAGCTGGTCACACTGAATCGGACATCTCCGAAGTGTGCTCATCCTTGAAGAGGATTTCCTCGTCGGTTCTTTCAGATCACGTTTGA